One Phocaeicola dorei genomic region harbors:
- a CDS encoding FecR family protein, whose amino-acid sequence MKIDESVIDKVLDNKASPEEARKVVGWFATEEGNKYLSERFDWEIGMLSEEMPESVDSHSIPEVKMKARFMNEIKCERGQRPVGRRWMWVAAVLLPFVFLSVSLFFLANRTGIFSEPEYADINVPYGEQIRVILQDGSIVHLNSDSRLRYPKQFGLFNRTVELWGEGYFNVAKDENRPFKVDLQGVEVRVTGTKFNVKAYSAEPNIWITLDEGGILFRDHNAKEYRLVPGESAEYNRQSGKCLISRPDNMEQISAWRVNSLNFYLTPLGEIIKVMERHYDVHFIVKDSAVLKNRFTLSTGKVNASDVLYDLEAVSNIVFTEIEEGVFEVTSK is encoded by the coding sequence ATGAAGATAGATGAGTCGGTGATAGATAAAGTGCTTGACAACAAAGCTTCTCCTGAAGAAGCTCGGAAAGTAGTTGGTTGGTTTGCTACGGAAGAAGGTAATAAGTATTTGTCGGAACGCTTTGACTGGGAAATCGGGATGTTGTCGGAAGAGATGCCGGAAAGTGTTGACTCGCATTCCATACCTGAAGTAAAGATGAAAGCGCGTTTTATGAATGAGATAAAATGTGAGCGCGGACAACGCCCGGTTGGTCGCAGATGGATGTGGGTGGCGGCTGTGCTGTTACCGTTTGTTTTTTTAAGTGTTTCCTTGTTCTTTTTGGCAAACCGGACGGGCATTTTCTCTGAACCGGAATATGCTGACATAAATGTTCCTTATGGTGAACAGATCCGGGTGATTTTACAGGATGGCAGTATTGTACATTTGAACTCGGATTCTCGCTTGAGGTATCCCAAGCAGTTTGGATTGTTCAATCGTACGGTGGAGCTTTGGGGAGAAGGGTATTTCAATGTTGCCAAAGATGAGAACCGCCCTTTTAAGGTGGATTTGCAAGGGGTGGAAGTGAGAGTAACTGGAACAAAATTCAATGTAAAGGCATATTCCGCCGAACCCAATATTTGGATAACCTTGGATGAAGGAGGAATTCTTTTCAGAGATCATAATGCGAAGGAGTACAGACTTGTTCCGGGGGAGAGTGCGGAATATAACCGTCAGTCGGGGAAATGCCTGATCTCCCGTCCGGATAATATGGAACAGATTTCGGCATGGCGTGTCAACAGCCTTAATTTTTATCTGACTCCACTCGGTGAAATTATAAAGGTAATGGAAAGACATTATGATGTTCATTTCATAGTGAAAGATTCTGCGGTATTGAAGAACAGGTTTACTCTGTCAACAGGAAAAGTCAATGCATCAGATGTGCTCTATGATTTGGAAGCCGTTTCGAATATTGTTTTTACGGAAATAGAAGAAGGTGTATTTGAAGTAACTTCTAAATAA